Part of the Mycolicibacterium mengxianglii genome is shown below.
AGCGCACGCCGCGGCCCGGGACGCCGTTCATTCCGCGGTGGATACCGGAGCACTGGCGACGCAACTGCGCGATCTCGGGTTGGGGGAGGTGCCCGTGGTGCACAGCCAGGCTCCTGACCGGTCCATCTACCTGCGCCGACCTGATCTCGGGCGGCAGCCGGCCGACCTGTCCACCCTCGCGTCGTCGAAACCCGATGTGGCAGTGGTGGTGTGTGACGGTCTCTCGGCACGTGCGGTCACCGACCACGCCGTCCCCATGGTGGCCGCACTGCGGGCGGCGTTACCTGCGGCGACGACGATGAGCGCCGTCGTCGCCTCGCAGGCGCGGGTCGCACTGGGGGACCACGTGGCAGCGGCGCTGGGGGCCGAGGCGTTGGTGGTGCTGATCGGTGAACGGCCGGGTCTGTCGGTGGCTGACAGCCTGGGTGCCTATCTGTCGTACCGGCCGAGGCCGGGGATGGCCGACTCGGAACGCAACTGTGTGTCCAATATCCACCCGCCGGACGGGCTCGACTATGCGCGCGCCGCGGCGATCATCGCTGGGTTACTGGTGGGCGCCAGGGCGCTGGGCCGCTCCGGGGTGGACCTCAAGGACACCTCGGCCGACGCGTTGGCTGCCGCGGCGGCGAGCGCAGAGCTGCACTGAACCCGGGTCGTTGTGCTACGACTTGGCTATGCCGAACGCCGGGACCCCTTTTGATGATCTCGACGACTACCTCGCGCTGCCGCGCCTGACGGGGCTTGCCGCCAACGCGGACGGTAGCCGGGTGGTGGTGACGCTGGCCGAGCTCAACCCGAAGAAAACCGAATACCTCAGCGCCGTATGGGAACTCGACCCGACGGGCCGGGTACCCGCGCGTAGGTTGACCCGGGGAACCAAGGGAGAATCAGCCCCGGCGTTCACCGCCGACGACGATCTGTTGTTCCTCGCGGTGCGCGCCGACGACAGCGATGACAGCCCGCCTGCGGCGCTGTGGCGACTACCCGTCGACGGCGGCGAGGCCGAGCGGGTGCTGGCAGCGCCCGGTGGGGTCACTGCGGTGCGCACCGCACGGTCCGCGCCCCGCACCGTGGTGGTCGTGCCCGTGCTGCCGTCGGCCACCGACCTCGGTACCGACCGACGCCTTCGTACCCTGCGCAAGGACTCCGGCGTCAGCGCCATCCTGCACACCGGCTATCCGGTGCGGCACTGGGATCACGATCTCGGCCCGGATGAGCCGCATCTGCTCGACGCCGACGGCGCGCGTGACCTGACGCCGGCTCCTGGAATTGCCCTGCGCGACAGCGGTTTTGACGTCAGTCCTGACGGCACCTTCATCGTCGCCTCCTGGCGGATCCCGATTGCGGGTGCCGCCCTGCGCAGCGTCTTGGTGCGCATCGACGTCGCCACCGGCGAGCGCACTGTCCTCGCCGAGGACGTCGACGCCGATTTGGAATCCCCGGCGATCTCCCCGGACGGAACCCAGGTGGCGTTCACCAGGGAAACTGTCTCCACGCCGGAATGTGCTCCCCGAATCAGTCTGTGCCGCATGCACTTCGGTGCGAATCCGGAGCCCGTGGCACCGGACTGGGACCGATGGCCGTCGTCGGTGACCTGGGCCGCAGACGGTTCCGCGCTGATCGTCGTCGCCGACGACGGCGGGCGGAGTCCGATCTTCCGTATCGGCCTCGACAATGCGGTGACCCGCCTGACCCCCGACGATTTCGCCTACACGAATGTGGTGGCCACCGAGGTCGCGGTATTCGCGTTGCGCAGCAGTTACGCTGCCCCGCCGCACCCGGTGCGCATCGCGGCCGACGGCACTGTCACAGTGCTGCCCAGCGTGGCACTGCCGGACCTGCCGGGCGCGCTGACCGAGATCGACGCCACCACCGACGACGGCAGAACAGTGCGGTCGTGGCTGGTGCTGCCGCGAGAATCCGAACCGGCTCCGCTGCTGCTGTGGATCCACGGCGGTCCGCTCGGGAGCTGGAACGCCTGGTCGTGGCGGTGGAACCCGTGGCTGCTGGCGGCCAAGGGATATGCGGTGCTGCTGCCGGATCCCGCGCTGTCCACCGGGTACGGCCAGGAATTGATCCAACTGGGCTGGGGCGCCTGGGGAGGGCCGCCTTACTCAGATCTGATGGCGGCCACCGACGCAGCGTGCGCTGACCCGCGGATCGACGCCTCCCGCATCGCGGCCATGGGTGGCTCCTTCGGCGGCTACATGGCCAACTGGGTGGCCGGACACACCGATCGGTTTGCCGCGATCGTCACCCACGCCAGCTTGTGGGCGTTGGACCAGTTCGGCGCCACCACCGATTCGTCCTACTACTGGCTGCGGGAGATGACGCCGCAGATGGCCGCTGCGAACTCCCCGCACCGCTTCGTCGGGCAGATCGAAACGCCGATGCTGGTCATCCACGCCGCCTTGGATTATCGGGTGCCGATAGGCGAGGCGCTGCGATTGTGGTTCGACCTGTTGACTGCCTCCGGCCTGCCGGCCGACGAGGCGGGGGACTCGCCGCACCGATTCCTGTACTTCCCGTCGGAGAACCACTGGGTGCTGGCTCCCCAGCACGCCAAGCTCTGGTATCAGGTGGTGACAGCCTTCCTGGCCGAGCACGTGCTGGGGCACGACGTCGAGCTGCCCGAAACGCTCGGCTGACTCACCCAACCGCGACCGGTGCCGCGAGCAACCGACCGGTAGGTTGGGCTGATGACCGCACCGGAGCGTGAATTCGACATCGTGGTGTACGGGGCGACGGGATTCGTCGGGAAACTCACCGCCCTGTACCTGGCGAAGACGGGCGGCGACGCACGAATCGCATTGGCAGGGCGCTCACCGGACAAATTGCTGGCCGTTCGCGAGTCGCTGGGCCCCGAGGCGCAGTCCTGGCCGCTGATCACCGCTGACGCCACATCGCCGTCGACGCTGAATGCGATGGCTGCCCGCACCCAGGTAGTCATCACCACCGTCGGGCCGTACACGAAGTACGGGCTGCCACTGGTGGCGGCGTGTGCGGCGGCAGGCACCGACTACGCCGACCTGACCGGCGAGACGATGTTCATCCGCGACAGCATCGACCACTACCACAAGCAAGCCTCCGACACCGGCGCCCGCATCGTTCACTCCTGCGGATTCGATTCCGTCCCTTCCGATCTCACCGTCTATGCGCTGTACAAGCGGGCGCAGGCCGACGATGCGGGGGAATTGCTGGACACCAACCTGGTGGTGCGGCGCTTCGCCGGTGGCGTGTCCGGGGGGACCATTGCGTCCATGCTGGAGGTGATGCGGACATCGTCCAGGGATCCCGCGGCACGCGCAGCCATGGCCGACCCGTACACGCTGAGCACCGACCGGGACGCCGAACCCGACCTCGGCCCGCAACCCGATATCGGATGGCGCCGCGGCGCACAGATCGCGCCGGAGCTGTCCGGCGTCTGGACCGGTGCTTTCGTGATGGGCGCCACCAACGCCCGCCTCGTACGGCGCAGCAACGCCCTGCTGGAGTGGCGGTACGGCAGGAAGTTCCATTACGCCGAGAGCATGAGCATGAAGTCCTCGCCGCTGGCGCCGGTGGCGGCCGCAGTCGGTACCGCCACCAATGCCACGGTCGTGGCCCTGGGCAGCCGTTACTTCGACAAGCTCCCGAACCGACTGGTGGAGCGCGTCCTCCCGAAACCCGGCACCGGGCCCAGTGAACAGGCCCGTGAGCGCGGGCATTACACCGTCGAGACCTACACGACCACGATGACGGGCGCGCGCTACCGCGCCACCATGGCACAGCAGGGTGACCCCGGGTACAAGGCGACGGCAGTGCTGCTCGGTGAGTGTGGCCTGGCATTGGCGCTGCACCGCGACACCCTGTCTGACCTGCGCGGTGTGCTCACTCCAGCCGCCGCGCTCGGTGACGCGCTGCTGGACCTGCTGCCGGCCGCGGAAGGTGTGACTCTGGAGACCACGCGGCTGAACTGATCGGCCGGCGGGCCGGTGTGTCGCGCGGTGTCACCGTCCGCAGGCGGGGCGGCGGACCAGATGTGAATTCCGCGCGGATTCGGCGTTTGAACCCCGACGCGTGCGGTACAACAGAGTGATCCGCAGCACATCTGGTCGTGTATTGCTCGGGCTGCGGTAAGGCCGTCGATGGCTGAGGAGCCCGCATGACCGCCGTGGACAAGTCGATCCCTGAACTCCGTGCGACACGTCCTTTCAAGGAGCGTGTCGGCCCCAAGGGCAACCTGATCTACAAGCTGATCACCACCACCGATCACAAGTTGATCGGCATCATGTATTGCGTCGCCTGCTTCACCTTCTTCTTCATCGGTGGGCTGATGGCACTGTTCATCCGGGCCGAGCTCGCTCTGCCCGGGCTGCAGTTCCTGAGCAACGAGCAGTACAACCAGCTGTTCACCATGCACGGCACGGTGATGCTGCTGTTCTACGCCACACCGGTGGTGTTCGGGTTCGCCAACCTGGTGCTGCCGCTGCAGATCGGTGCCCCCGACGTCGCGTTCCCGCGGCTCAACGCCCTGTCTTTCTGGCTGTTCGTCTTCGGTGCGCTGATCGCCCTCGCCGGTTTCATCACCCCCGGCGGCGCCGCGGACTTCGGCTGGACTGCGTACGCCCCGCTCAGCGACGCGGTGCACAGCCCAGGGGCCGGCGGAGATCTGTGGATCATGGGCCTGGCCGTCGGCGGTCTCGGCACCATCCTCGGTGGGGTCAACATGATCACCACCGTGGTCTGTATGCGTGCCCCGGGCATGACGATGTTCCGGATGCCGATCTTCACCTGGAACATCCTGGTGACCTCGATCCTGGTGCTGATCGCCTTCCCGCTGTTGACCGCCGCGCTGTTCGGGCTGGCCGCCGACCGCCACCTCGGTGCCCACGTCTACGACCCGGCCAACGGTGGCGTGTTGTTGTGGCAGCACTTGTTCTGGTTCTTCGGCCACCCCGAGGTCTACATCGTCGCGCTGCCGTTCTTCGGCATCGTCACCGAGATCTTCCCGGTGTTCAGCCGCAAGCCGATCTTCGGTTACACCACGCTGATCTACGCCACGATGGCGATCGCTGCGCTGTCGGTGGCGGTGTGGGCACACCACATGTTCGCCACGGGTGCGGTGCTGCTGCCCTTCTTCGCGTTCATGACGTACCTGATCGCGGTGCCGACCGGTATCAAGTTCTTCAACTGGATCGGCACCATGTGGAAGGGTCAGTTGACGTTCGAGACACCGATGCTGTTCTCGGTGGGATTCCTGGTGACCTTCCTGCTCGGCGGCCTGACCGGGGTGATTCTGGCCAGCCCGCCGCTGGACTTCCACGTCACCGACTCCTACTTCGTGATCGCGCACTTCCACTACGTGCTGTTCGGCACCATCGTGTTCGCCACCTACGCCGGGATCTACTTCTGGTTCCCGAAGATGACGGGCCGGCTGCTCGACGAGCGGTTGGGCAAGCTGCACTTCTGGCTGACGTTCATCGGCTTCCACACCACGTTCCTGGTGCAGCACTGGCTCGGTGACGAAGGTATGCCGCGCCGCTATGCCGACTACCTGCCCTCCGACGGGTTCACCAGCCTCAACGTCGTCTCCACCATCGGTGCCTTCATCCTCGGCATCTCGACGCTGCCGTTCGTCTGGAATGTGTTCAAGAGCTGGCGCTACGGCGAGGTCGTGACCGTCGATGATCCGTGGGGTTACGGCAACTCGCTGGAGTGGGCGACCAGTTGCCCGCCGCCGCGGCACAACTTCACCGAGCTGCCGCGGATCCGGTCCGAGCGCCCGGCGTTCGAGCTGCACTACCCGCACATGATCGACCGGATGCGTGCCGAAGCTCACATCGGGCGATCCCACGGACCGTCCGATGGGGACGTCACCAGACTCGACGGTGAACAGGTCCGGACTTGACCACGACGGTGCACAGGCTCGGGTGGTTTTCGCGTCCGGCGAGGTCGCTACCTAGAATTGATCGGTGACTGCCAGCCCCCACACCGATGCCGCCGCCTCCAGGGCGCAAGCCCTACCAAAATCCTGGGACCCGGGGGCAGTAGAAAGCGAGCTGTACCAGGGCTGGGTCGACGCCGGGTACTTCACCGCCGACCCGGGCAGTGACAAGCCGCCCTACTCCATCGTGCTGCCACCCCCCAACGTGACCGGCAGCCTGCACATGGGCCACGCCCTCGACCACACCGTGATGGACGCACTGACACGTCGGCGGCGGATGCAGGGCTACGAGGTGCTGTGGCTGCCCGGCATGGACCACGCTGGGATCGCCACGCAGTCACTGGTGGAGAAGCAGCTGGCCGCCGAGGGCAAGACCAAAGAAGACTTCGGCCGCGAACAGTTCATCAGCAAGGTCTGGGACTGGAAACGCGAATCCGGCGGCACCATCGGCGGCCAGATGCGCCGGCTCGGCGATGGCGTCGACTGGAGCCGCGACCGGTTCACCATGGACGAGGGTCTCTCGCGCGCGGTGCGCACGATCTTCAAACGGCTTTACGACGCCGGACTGATCTACCAGGCGGAGCGGCTGGTGAACTGGTCGCCGGTGCTGCAAACGGCCATCAGCGACCTCGAGGTCAAGTACGAGGATGTCGACGGCGAGCTGGTGTCGTTCCGCTACGGCTCGATGGACGACGCACAGCCCCATCTTGTCGTTGCAACCACCCGTGTGGAGACGATGCTGGGTGACACCGCGATCGCGGTGCACCCCGACGACGAGCGCTACCGTTCGCTGGTGGGGCAGCGACTGGCCCACCCGTTCCTGGACCGCGAGATCATCATCGTCGCCGACAACCACGTCGACCCCGAATTCGGCACCGGCGCGGTGAAGGTCACCCCCGCTCACGATCCCAACGACTTCGAGATCGGCCTGCGGCACAAGCTGCCGATGCCGACCATCATGGACGAGGCCGGGCGGATTTCCGGCACCGGAACACAATTCGACGGAATGGACCGCTTCGAGGCGCGGGTCGCCGTGCGGGAAGCGCTGGCCGCCGAAGGCCGGATCGTCGCCGAGAAGCGGCCGTACCAGCACAGTGTGGGTCATTCCGAGCGCAGCGGTGAGCCGATCGAGCCGCGGCTGAGCCTGCAGTGGTGGGTCAAGGTGGAGTCCTTGGCCAAGGCATCCGGCGATGCGGTTCGCAACGGCGACACCGTGATTCATCCCGCCAGCTTGGAGCCACGATGGTTCGCCTGGGTCGACAACATGCACGACTGGTGTATCTCCCGCCAGCTGTGGTGGGGGCATCGCATCCCGATCTGGCACGGACCTGACGGTCAGAAGGTGTGCGTGGGGCCTGACGAGACCCCGCCCGAGGGCTGGGAGCAGGATCCCGACGTCCTCGACACCTGGTTCTCCTCGGCGCTGTGGCCGTTCTCCACGATGGGCTGGCCGGACCGCACGCCTGATCTCGACAAGTTCTATCCGACAACGGTTCTGGTGACCGGTTACGACATCTTGTTCTTCTGGGTCGCCCGGATGATGATGTTCGGCACCTTCGTCGGTGATGACCCCGCGATTACCGCCGACGGCACCCGCGGCCCGCAGGTGCCGTTCCAGAACGTGTTCCTGCACGGCCTGATCCGTGACGAATTCGGCCGCAAGATGAGCAAGTCCAAGGGCAACGGGATCGACCCGCTGGACTGGGTGGAGACATTCGGCGCCGACGCGCTGCGCTTCACCCTGGCCCGCGGCGCCAGTCCCGGTGGCGACCTGTCCATCGGCGAGGATCATGCCCGCGCGTCGCGTAACTTCGCCACCAAAGTGTTCAACGCCACCCGCTTCGCGCTGATGAACGGTGCCCAGCCGGCCCCGCTACCGGAACTGTCGGCACTCACCGACGCCGACAGATGGATCCTGGGCCGGTTGGAACAGGTTCGCGCTGAGGTGGATTCGGCGTTGGAGGCTTACGAGTTCAGCCGGGCATGTGAATCGCTCTACCACTTCGCCTGGGACGAGTTCTGTGACTGGTACGTCGAGCTCGCGAAAGTGCAACTCAGCCAAGGTGGTTCGCGAGCCGCCCAGACCAACGCGGTGCTGGCCGAGGTGCTCGACGCTCTCCTCAAGCTGCTGCACCCGGTGATGCCGTTCGTCACCGAGACGCTGTGGAAGGCGCTCACCGGCGGCGAATCCCTGGTGATCGCCGACTGGCCGCAGCCGTCCGGCATCACGTTGGATCAGGCTGCCGCGCAACATATTGCGGATCTGCAGAAGCTGGTCACGGAGGTACGGCGTTTCCGCAGTGACCAGGGCCTGGCCGACCGGCAGAAGGTGCCGGCCCGGTTGACGGGCGTGGACGAGGCCGGGCTCGCCGAGCATGCCGTGGCCACCTCGTCGCTGGCCTGGCTCACCGATGCCACGCCGGACTTCACGCCGTCGGCCTCCATCGAGGTCCGTCTGGCAGGTGGCACCGTCCTGGTGGAACTCGACACCTCGAGCACCGTGGACGTCGCGGCCGAACGGCGGCGACTGGAGAAGGACCTGGCCGCCGCACAGAAGGAGCTCGCGGGCACCACCGCCAAGCTGGACAACGACGCGTTCCTGGCCAAGGCGCCCGAGGCGGTGGTCGCCAAGATTCGCGACCGGCAACGCCTGGCCGGTGAAGAGGTCGACCGCATCACCGCCCGTCTGGCCGGATTGGCATGACCGAGCCCGACTTCCCGGACGAGGATTTCCCGGAACACGATGCGATCACCCCCGAGGCGATCATCGAGCCGAGCCCCGATGAGATCGCGGCGCTGCTGCAGGTCGAACACCTCCTCGACCAGCGGTGGCCCGAAACCAAGATCGAGCCCAGCACTACCCGCATCGCGGCTTTGATGGAACTGCTCGGCTCGCCGCAGCTCAACTATCCGAGCATCCACATTGCCGGCACCAACGGCAAGACCTCGGTGGCACGGATGATCGACGCCTTGATCACGGCGCTGCACCAGCGCACCGGGCGCACCACCAGTCCCCACCTGCAGTCAGCGGTGGAGCGGATCTCGATCGACGGCAAGCCGGTGACCCCGGCCCGCTATGTCGAGGCCTACCGGGAGATCGAGCCGTTCGTCGAACTGGTCGACGCGCAGTCAGAAGCTGCCGGCGGCCCCGCGATGAGCAAGTTCGAAGTCGTCACCGCCATGGCATTCGCGGCGTTCGCCGACGCCCCGGTGGACGTGGCCATCGTCGAGGTGGGCCTGGGTGGCCGCTGGGACGCCACCAATATCGTCAACGCGTCGGTGGCGGTGATCACCCCGGTGGGGGTCGATCACGTGGAGTATCTGGGCAGCGACATCGCCGGGATCGCGGGGGAGAAGGCCGGCATCATCAAGAAGGCCGACCCCGACGAGGTGGTGCCGGAAGGTACCGACCCCAGCATGGTCGCCATCATCGCCCAGCAGGTGCCTGAGGCCATGGAAGTGATTGTGGGGCAAGCGGTTCAGGCGGAAGCGGCGGTTGCCCGCGAAGGAGCGGAATTCGCGTTGCTGTCGCGGCAGGTGGCCGTCGGCGGGCAAATGCTGGAGCTGCAGGGCCTCGGCGGGGTCTATTCCGAGGTCTTCCTGCCCCTGCACGGCGAGCACCAGGCCCACAACGCCGTGGTCGCACTCGCCGCTGTCGAGGCGTTCTTCGGCGCGGGCGCCTCGCGCCAACTCGACATCGACGCGGTGCGGGCCGGATTCGCCGCGGTGGC
Proteins encoded:
- the eutC gene encoding ethanolamine ammonia-lyase subunit EutC, encoding MTSTARDPERALWNRLRAHTRSRIGLGRAGDAVDTAAVLELAAAHAAARDAVHSAVDTGALATQLRDLGLGEVPVVHSQAPDRSIYLRRPDLGRQPADLSTLASSKPDVAVVVCDGLSARAVTDHAVPMVAALRAALPAATTMSAVVASQARVALGDHVAAALGAEALVVLIGERPGLSVADSLGAYLSYRPRPGMADSERNCVSNIHPPDGLDYARAAAIIAGLLVGARALGRSGVDLKDTSADALAAAAASAELH
- a CDS encoding S9 family peptidase translates to MPNAGTPFDDLDDYLALPRLTGLAANADGSRVVVTLAELNPKKTEYLSAVWELDPTGRVPARRLTRGTKGESAPAFTADDDLLFLAVRADDSDDSPPAALWRLPVDGGEAERVLAAPGGVTAVRTARSAPRTVVVVPVLPSATDLGTDRRLRTLRKDSGVSAILHTGYPVRHWDHDLGPDEPHLLDADGARDLTPAPGIALRDSGFDVSPDGTFIVASWRIPIAGAALRSVLVRIDVATGERTVLAEDVDADLESPAISPDGTQVAFTRETVSTPECAPRISLCRMHFGANPEPVAPDWDRWPSSVTWAADGSALIVVADDGGRSPIFRIGLDNAVTRLTPDDFAYTNVVATEVAVFALRSSYAAPPHPVRIAADGTVTVLPSVALPDLPGALTEIDATTDDGRTVRSWLVLPRESEPAPLLLWIHGGPLGSWNAWSWRWNPWLLAAKGYAVLLPDPALSTGYGQELIQLGWGAWGGPPYSDLMAATDAACADPRIDASRIAAMGGSFGGYMANWVAGHTDRFAAIVTHASLWALDQFGATTDSSYYWLREMTPQMAAANSPHRFVGQIETPMLVIHAALDYRVPIGEALRLWFDLLTASGLPADEAGDSPHRFLYFPSENHWVLAPQHAKLWYQVVTAFLAEHVLGHDVELPETLG
- a CDS encoding saccharopine dehydrogenase family protein codes for the protein MTAPEREFDIVVYGATGFVGKLTALYLAKTGGDARIALAGRSPDKLLAVRESLGPEAQSWPLITADATSPSTLNAMAARTQVVITTVGPYTKYGLPLVAACAAAGTDYADLTGETMFIRDSIDHYHKQASDTGARIVHSCGFDSVPSDLTVYALYKRAQADDAGELLDTNLVVRRFAGGVSGGTIASMLEVMRTSSRDPAARAAMADPYTLSTDRDAEPDLGPQPDIGWRRGAQIAPELSGVWTGAFVMGATNARLVRRSNALLEWRYGRKFHYAESMSMKSSPLAPVAAAVGTATNATVVALGSRYFDKLPNRLVERVLPKPGTGPSEQARERGHYTVETYTTTMTGARYRATMAQQGDPGYKATAVLLGECGLALALHRDTLSDLRGVLTPAAALGDALLDLLPAAEGVTLETTRLN
- the ctaD gene encoding aa3-type cytochrome oxidase subunit I, with translation MTAVDKSIPELRATRPFKERVGPKGNLIYKLITTTDHKLIGIMYCVACFTFFFIGGLMALFIRAELALPGLQFLSNEQYNQLFTMHGTVMLLFYATPVVFGFANLVLPLQIGAPDVAFPRLNALSFWLFVFGALIALAGFITPGGAADFGWTAYAPLSDAVHSPGAGGDLWIMGLAVGGLGTILGGVNMITTVVCMRAPGMTMFRMPIFTWNILVTSILVLIAFPLLTAALFGLAADRHLGAHVYDPANGGVLLWQHLFWFFGHPEVYIVALPFFGIVTEIFPVFSRKPIFGYTTLIYATMAIAALSVAVWAHHMFATGAVLLPFFAFMTYLIAVPTGIKFFNWIGTMWKGQLTFETPMLFSVGFLVTFLLGGLTGVILASPPLDFHVTDSYFVIAHFHYVLFGTIVFATYAGIYFWFPKMTGRLLDERLGKLHFWLTFIGFHTTFLVQHWLGDEGMPRRYADYLPSDGFTSLNVVSTIGAFILGISTLPFVWNVFKSWRYGEVVTVDDPWGYGNSLEWATSCPPPRHNFTELPRIRSERPAFELHYPHMIDRMRAEAHIGRSHGPSDGDVTRLDGEQVRT
- a CDS encoding valine--tRNA ligase, with product MTASPHTDAAASRAQALPKSWDPGAVESELYQGWVDAGYFTADPGSDKPPYSIVLPPPNVTGSLHMGHALDHTVMDALTRRRRMQGYEVLWLPGMDHAGIATQSLVEKQLAAEGKTKEDFGREQFISKVWDWKRESGGTIGGQMRRLGDGVDWSRDRFTMDEGLSRAVRTIFKRLYDAGLIYQAERLVNWSPVLQTAISDLEVKYEDVDGELVSFRYGSMDDAQPHLVVATTRVETMLGDTAIAVHPDDERYRSLVGQRLAHPFLDREIIIVADNHVDPEFGTGAVKVTPAHDPNDFEIGLRHKLPMPTIMDEAGRISGTGTQFDGMDRFEARVAVREALAAEGRIVAEKRPYQHSVGHSERSGEPIEPRLSLQWWVKVESLAKASGDAVRNGDTVIHPASLEPRWFAWVDNMHDWCISRQLWWGHRIPIWHGPDGQKVCVGPDETPPEGWEQDPDVLDTWFSSALWPFSTMGWPDRTPDLDKFYPTTVLVTGYDILFFWVARMMMFGTFVGDDPAITADGTRGPQVPFQNVFLHGLIRDEFGRKMSKSKGNGIDPLDWVETFGADALRFTLARGASPGGDLSIGEDHARASRNFATKVFNATRFALMNGAQPAPLPELSALTDADRWILGRLEQVRAEVDSALEAYEFSRACESLYHFAWDEFCDWYVELAKVQLSQGGSRAAQTNAVLAEVLDALLKLLHPVMPFVTETLWKALTGGESLVIADWPQPSGITLDQAAAQHIADLQKLVTEVRRFRSDQGLADRQKVPARLTGVDEAGLAEHAVATSSLAWLTDATPDFTPSASIEVRLAGGTVLVELDTSSTVDVAAERRRLEKDLAAAQKELAGTTAKLDNDAFLAKAPEAVVAKIRDRQRLAGEEVDRITARLAGLA
- the folC gene encoding bifunctional tetrahydrofolate synthase/dihydrofolate synthase, with the translated sequence MTEPDFPDEDFPEHDAITPEAIIEPSPDEIAALLQVEHLLDQRWPETKIEPSTTRIAALMELLGSPQLNYPSIHIAGTNGKTSVARMIDALITALHQRTGRTTSPHLQSAVERISIDGKPVTPARYVEAYREIEPFVELVDAQSEAAGGPAMSKFEVVTAMAFAAFADAPVDVAIVEVGLGGRWDATNIVNASVAVITPVGVDHVEYLGSDIAGIAGEKAGIIKKADPDEVVPEGTDPSMVAIIAQQVPEAMEVIVGQAVQAEAAVAREGAEFALLSRQVAVGGQMLELQGLGGVYSEVFLPLHGEHQAHNAVVALAAVEAFFGAGASRQLDIDAVRAGFAAVASPGRLERLRNAPSVFIDAAHNPAGAAALAQSLVEEFDFRFLVGVISVMADKDVAGILAALEPVLDQVVVTHNGSPRALEVDALAQLAEERFGPERVITAATLVDAVETATALVEEAGENGGVSGTGIVITGSVVTAGAARTLFGKDPQ